One window of the Betta splendens chromosome 21, fBetSpl5.4, whole genome shotgun sequence genome contains the following:
- the dnajb11 gene encoding dnaJ homolog subfamily B member 11, producing the protein MANKGMNLCRVCCLLLYVISAVLAGRDFYKILGVSKSASIRDIKKAYRKLALQLHPDRNPDDPKAQDKFADLGAAYEVLSDEEKRKQYDKYGEDGLKEGHHSSHNDIFSSFFGDFGFMFGGNRQQQDKNIPRGNDIVLDLEVTLEEVYSGNFVEVVRNKPIAKEAPGKRKCNCRQEMRTTQLGPGRFQMTQETVCDECPNVKLVNEERTLEVEIEQGVRDETEYPFIGEGEPHIDGEPGDLRFRIKVLKHPVFERRGDDLYTNVTISLVEALVGFEMDVIHLDGHKVHIVRDKITRPGARMWKKGEGLPNFDNINIRGSLIITFDVDFPQTQLDEQQKDGIRGLLKQDSVQKVYNGLQGY; encoded by the exons ATGGCGAACAAAGGGATGAATCTGTGCCGTGtgtgctgcctgctcctctATGTGATCTCAGCGGTGCTGGCCGG GCGAGACTTCTACAAGATCCTGGGGGTGAGCAAGTCGGCCTCCATCAGGGACATCAAGAAGGCCTACAGAAAGCTGGCTCTCCAGCTGCACCCCGACCGGAACCCCGACGACCCCAAAGCCCAGGACAAGTTTGCAGACTTGGGAGCCGCTTATGAG GTTCTCTCTgatgaggagaagaggaaacagTACGATAAGTACGGAGAAGATGGACTCAAAGAAGGTCACCACAGCTCGCACAACGATATCTTCTCCAG CTTCTTTGGTGACTTCGGCTTCATGTTTGGAGGCAACAGACAGCAACAGGACAAAAACATCCCCAGAGGAAATGACATAGTGCTAGACCTGGAGGTCACACTTGAAGAGGTGTATTCTGGGAACTTTGTGGAG GTTGTTCGTAACAAGCCTATAGCCAAAGAAGCTCCTGGCAAGAGGAAGTGTAACTGCAGACAGGAGATGAGGACAACACAGCTCGGACCCGGGCGCTTCCAGATGACTCAGGAGACAGTGTGCGATGAATGTCCTAATGTGAA GCTGGTAAATGAAGAGAGGACCCTGGAGGTAGAAATTGAACAGGGTGTGAGAGATGAGACAGAGTATCCGTTCATCGGAGAAG GGGAGCCGCACATCGATGGGGAGCCTGGAGATCTGCGCTTCCGCATCAAAGTGCTGAA ACATCCTGTGTTCGAACGCAGAGGGGACGACCTCTACACCAACGTGACCATCTCCCTGGTGGAGGCTCTGGTCGGCTTTGAGATGGACGTCATACATTTAGATGGACACAAG GTCCATATTGTTAGAGACAAGATCACCAGGCCCGGTGCCCGGATGTGGAAGAAAGGCGAGGGCCTGCCCAACTTTGATAACATCAACATCCGGGGATCCCTCATCATCACCTTCGACGTGGACTTTCCTCAGACACAGCTCGACGAACAGCAGAAAGATG GAATTCGGGGTCTTCTGAAACAGGACTCTGTACAGAAGGTTTACAATGGACTACAGGGATACTGA